From Cognatishimia activa, one genomic window encodes:
- a CDS encoding peroxiredoxin — MFAGQKLPNVTFRTRVRDESIEGSNPFRWQDMSTADYFDGKRVVLFSLPGAFTPTCSTYQLPGFENGFADFAAEGIDEIYCMSVNDSFVMNKWAEAQGIKNVKVIPDGSGEFTRKVGMLVDKDNLGFGMRSWRYAAIVNNGVVEAWFEEPGRDDNHPEDPYGESSPENVLKALKTKEEVAA; from the coding sequence ATGTTTGCAGGCCAAAAACTCCCTAATGTGACCTTCCGCACTCGCGTTCGTGACGAGAGCATCGAAGGCTCAAACCCATTCCGCTGGCAGGACATGTCCACCGCCGATTACTTCGACGGCAAGCGTGTTGTTCTGTTCTCCCTGCCGGGCGCGTTCACCCCAACCTGCTCTACTTATCAGCTGCCAGGTTTCGAAAACGGCTTTGCTGACTTCGCGGCAGAGGGCATCGACGAAATCTACTGCATGTCAGTGAACGACAGCTTCGTGATGAACAAATGGGCCGAAGCTCAGGGCATCAAAAACGTCAAAGTGATCCCAGACGGTTCCGGCGAATTCACTCGGAAAGTTGGCATGCTGGTCGACAAAGACAACCTCGGCTTTGGCATGCGCTCCTGGCGCTACGCTGCGATCGTCAACAACGGTGTTGTTGAAGCATGGTTCGAAGAGCCAGGCCGCGACGACAACCACCCAGAAGACCCATATGGCGAAAGCTCTCCAGAGAATGTTCTGAAAGCGCTGAAAACCAAAGAGGAAGTTGCAGCGTAA
- a CDS encoding type II toxin-antitoxin system RatA family toxin: MPTHSETRTLPYTAQQMYDLVADVAAYPKFLPWCAAARIRSRTPEGDAELMLADLVISFKVFRERFGSKVLLHPVEKSIDTEYLDGPFKFLKSTWDFKDVEGGCDVSFYVDFEFKNAILQGIIGVVFNEAMHRIVRAFETRAAELYGHQLS; the protein is encoded by the coding sequence ATGCCAACGCATTCAGAAACACGCACTTTGCCGTATACGGCGCAGCAGATGTACGATCTGGTTGCAGATGTCGCGGCCTATCCGAAGTTTCTACCGTGGTGCGCGGCGGCCCGTATCCGATCCCGCACACCAGAGGGCGATGCAGAGCTAATGCTGGCGGATTTGGTAATCTCGTTCAAAGTCTTTCGTGAACGCTTTGGCTCCAAGGTATTGCTGCATCCGGTGGAGAAAAGTATCGACACCGAATACCTGGATGGCCCCTTCAAGTTTTTAAAATCCACCTGGGATTTCAAAGATGTAGAAGGCGGATGTGATGTTTCGTTCTATGTCGATTTTGAATTCAAGAACGCGATCCTGCAGGGGATTATCGGGGTGGTCTTCAATGAGGCCATGCACCGAATTGTGCGGGCTTTTGAAACGCGGGCCGCAGAGCTATATGGACATCAGCTTTCGTGA
- a CDS encoding c-type cytochrome, protein MKTKVMITAALAIAMGAGVTFAGSHADPAIQGAIKARQGQMQLYAHNLGILGAMAKGEVAYDAAAASAAANNLKAVANLDAMTLWPQGSDMDSVEGTRAKAEIWTTFPAVVENATAMATAANAMADAAGKDLASLQAAMGPVGGACGSCHKAFRGK, encoded by the coding sequence ATGAAAACAAAGGTAATGATCACCGCCGCTCTCGCGATTGCTATGGGGGCGGGCGTAACGTTTGCTGGTAGCCACGCAGACCCTGCCATTCAGGGTGCCATCAAAGCACGCCAAGGCCAGATGCAGCTTTACGCACACAACCTCGGCATTCTTGGTGCAATGGCAAAGGGCGAAGTCGCTTATGATGCGGCCGCGGCTTCTGCCGCAGCAAACAACCTGAAAGCTGTCGCAAATCTCGACGCGATGACGCTTTGGCCGCAGGGCTCAGATATGGACAGCGTCGAAGGCACACGTGCCAAGGCCGAAATCTGGACAACCTTCCCTGCTGTTGTCGAAAACGCGACCGCTATGGCCACCGCAGCCAACGCTATGGCTGATGCAGCGGGCAAAGACCTTGCCTCCTTGCAAGCCGCCATGGGGCCGGTTGGCGGGGCATGCGGTTCCTGCCACAAAGCCTTCCGCGGTAAATAG
- the lipA gene encoding lipoyl synthase, translated as MRDLKIPEQRHPEKAHRPDNAQPKKPKWIRVKAPTGEGYNATKKIMRENKLVTVCEEAGCPNAGECWSQGHATMMIMGDICTRGCTFCNIATGRPDDLDVFEPGRVADAVQKLGLNHVVITSVDRDDLKDGGAEHFAQTIRAVRHRSPQTTIEILTPDFLKCDDSVLEVVVEAKPDVFNHNLETVPGLYPEVRPGARYFHSLRLLQRVKELDPSIFTKSGIMVGLGEDRQAVLQVMDDARAADVDFLTIGQYLQPTPKHHGVDRFVTPEEFESYEKAAYGKGFLMVSATPLTRSSYHAGDDFAKLRANRLAKLGQG; from the coding sequence GTGCGAGACCTGAAAATCCCAGAGCAGCGCCACCCTGAAAAGGCGCACCGCCCGGACAATGCCCAGCCAAAGAAACCCAAGTGGATTCGTGTGAAAGCCCCTACGGGTGAGGGCTATAACGCCACGAAAAAGATCATGCGTGAAAACAAGCTGGTTACGGTTTGTGAAGAAGCGGGCTGCCCGAACGCCGGCGAATGCTGGAGCCAGGGCCACGCCACCATGATGATCATGGGCGACATCTGTACCCGCGGCTGTACCTTCTGCAACATCGCGACGGGTCGCCCGGATGATCTGGACGTATTTGAGCCAGGCCGTGTGGCTGATGCAGTACAAAAACTGGGCCTGAACCACGTGGTCATTACATCGGTTGACCGTGACGACCTGAAAGACGGTGGTGCAGAGCATTTCGCGCAAACCATTCGCGCCGTGCGTCACCGCTCTCCTCAGACCACAATCGAAATTCTGACACCGGACTTCCTGAAATGTGATGACTCGGTTCTGGAAGTAGTTGTCGAAGCCAAACCAGATGTCTTTAACCACAACCTTGAAACCGTTCCGGGCCTCTACCCAGAGGTTCGTCCGGGCGCGCGCTACTTCCACAGCCTGCGCCTTCTGCAGCGGGTGAAAGAACTGGATCCGTCGATATTCACCAAATCAGGCATCATGGTTGGACTGGGAGAAGACCGTCAGGCCGTGCTTCAAGTCATGGACGATGCGCGCGCGGCAGACGTTGATTTCCTGACCATCGGTCAGTATCTGCAGCCAACGCCAAAGCACCACGGTGTGGATCGCTTTGTGACGCCTGAAGAATTCGAAAGCTATGAGAAGGCCGCTTACGGCAAGGGCTTCCTGATGGTGTCAGCCACACCGCTAACCCGCAGCTCTTATCACGCAGGTGATGATTTCGCGAAGCTACGGGCGAACCGTCTGGCGAAGCTTGGGCAGGGTTAA
- a CDS encoding VOC family protein, whose protein sequence is MKIKSIDHFVLTVASIEATCAFYVNVLGMAVTEFAGGRKALSFGNQKINLHQKGQEFEPKAERPTPGSADFCLITDLPIEDVFAHLTALKVPLEDGIVDRTGATGPIRSIYIRDPDMNLIEISEYT, encoded by the coding sequence GTGAAGATCAAATCCATCGACCATTTCGTTTTGACGGTCGCCTCCATCGAGGCAACCTGTGCCTTCTATGTGAACGTTCTTGGAATGGCGGTCACGGAATTCGCTGGCGGTCGCAAAGCGCTCTCATTTGGAAATCAGAAAATCAACCTGCATCAGAAGGGACAGGAATTTGAGCCCAAAGCCGAGCGTCCAACTCCCGGCAGCGCAGACTTCTGTTTGATCACAGACCTACCTATTGAAGACGTCTTTGCTCATCTCACTGCGCTTAAGGTTCCGCTGGAAGACGGCATTGTCGATCGAACCGGCGCCACAGGGCCAATCAGATCCATCTATATCCGCGACCCCGATATGAACCTCATTGAGATCTCTGAATATACCTAA
- a CDS encoding DMT family transporter produces the protein MHAYAKAAIWMSGAIVSFMAMAVAGRAVSVELDTFEIMAYRSVFGALIMVVVISYYGRWADITVQNLRLHASRNLFHFMGQNLWFYALTLLPLAQLFALEFTTPIWVILLAPLLLGNPLRLAGLAAALIAFIGILIVARPGAVPLGTGTFAALGCAIGFALTYIYSKKLLLHESIFALLLHMLLMQTVLSLIFAGFDGDIALPSAAMFIPLTVITITGLVAHLCISMALTLAPASVCAPIDFVRLPAIAVVGALFYAEPMDLMVLLGAIFIFGGNYLNIISEMKNKGT, from the coding sequence ATGCACGCATATGCCAAAGCCGCCATCTGGATGAGCGGCGCCATTGTCTCATTTATGGCCATGGCCGTCGCCGGTCGCGCCGTAAGTGTTGAGCTCGATACATTCGAGATCATGGCCTATCGCAGCGTTTTCGGAGCGCTGATTATGGTTGTTGTGATCAGCTATTATGGGCGTTGGGCGGATATTACTGTGCAAAACCTCAGGCTGCATGCCTCTCGAAACCTGTTCCACTTCATGGGGCAGAACCTCTGGTTCTATGCGCTGACACTCCTACCACTGGCACAGCTCTTTGCGCTCGAGTTCACCACGCCGATTTGGGTGATCTTGCTCGCCCCGCTGTTGTTGGGAAACCCATTGCGATTGGCCGGCCTAGCCGCGGCATTGATCGCATTTATTGGTATCTTGATCGTAGCGCGACCCGGCGCAGTTCCCCTTGGAACGGGCACTTTCGCTGCCCTAGGCTGCGCGATCGGTTTTGCGCTGACCTACATTTATTCAAAGAAGCTCCTGCTGCATGAAAGCATCTTTGCGCTCTTGCTTCATATGCTGCTCATGCAAACAGTGTTAAGCCTCATTTTTGCAGGTTTTGACGGAGATATCGCCCTTCCAAGCGCAGCAATGTTTATTCCCCTTACGGTGATCACAATCACTGGCCTGGTTGCCCATCTCTGCATCTCGATGGCGCTGACTTTGGCCCCTGCCTCTGTCTGCGCGCCAATCGATTTTGTGCGTCTTCCAGCCATCGCTGTGGTCGGCGCGCTCTTTTATGCGGAGCCTATGGACTTGATGGTGCTCTTGGGGGCCATATTCATTTTTGGCGGTAACTATCTGAATATTATATCAGAAATGAAAAACAAAGGCACATAA
- a CDS encoding DUF6477 family protein, with the protein MQDVLMRVAQLNRPKLLVRTAKSAVKDYRRETYLARLFPGKAAQKHGAALQLLLDLENEHNDRRLHRRAGYSLADHLDVLIALIGEFQLLSELRNRSAPTR; encoded by the coding sequence ATGCAGGATGTTCTAATGCGAGTTGCGCAACTCAATCGCCCAAAGCTGCTCGTGCGAACTGCGAAATCAGCAGTAAAAGACTATCGACGGGAAACCTATTTGGCACGCCTTTTCCCGGGTAAAGCTGCACAAAAGCACGGCGCAGCCTTGCAACTTCTTTTGGATTTGGAAAACGAGCACAATGACCGTCGCTTGCATCGACGTGCAGGCTATTCGCTCGCAGATCATTTAGACGTTTTGATTGCCCTGATCGGAGAGTTTCAACTGCTTTCGGAGCTCCGCAATCGCTCAGCCCCGACCCGCTAG
- the guaA gene encoding glutamine-hydrolyzing GMP synthase, translating to MTETSHDRLLIIDFGSQVTQLIARRLRELNVYCEIHPYQNVTMDFVREMAPKAVIFSGGPDSVTREGSPRAPQEIFDLGVPILGICYGQQTMMTQLGGKVESGHGTAEFGRAYVTPQNKLDILDGWFADGDEQVWMSHGDHVSEIAPGFEVYGTSPNAPYAITADVSRHFYAVQFHPEVHHTPNGAKLYENFVKLAGFEGDWTMGAYREIMIEKIREQVGDKKVICGLSGGVDSSVAAVLIHEAIGDQLTCVFVDHGLLRKGEAEEVVTMFRDNYNMQLIHADEQELFLGELDGQSDPETKRKIIGKLFIDVFQKHADTIDGAEFLAQGTLYPDVIESVSFSGGPSVTIKSHHNVGGLPEKMGLKLVEPLRELFKDEVRALGRELGLPQSFIGRHPFPGPGLAIRCPGEITREKLDILREADAVYIDQIRKHGLYDEIWQAFVAILPVRTVGVMGDGRTYDYACALRAVTSVDGMTADYYPFSHEFLGETATRIINEVKGINRCTYDITSKPPGTIEWE from the coding sequence ATGACAGAGACATCCCATGACCGCCTCCTCATCATCGACTTCGGCAGCCAGGTCACGCAGCTGATTGCGCGTCGCCTTCGCGAGCTGAACGTCTACTGTGAAATCCACCCATATCAGAACGTCACGATGGATTTCGTGCGTGAGATGGCACCAAAAGCGGTGATCTTCTCCGGCGGCCCGGACAGTGTGACCCGCGAGGGCAGCCCACGTGCACCGCAGGAGATCTTTGATCTGGGTGTACCTATTCTTGGTATTTGCTATGGCCAGCAAACCATGATGACCCAATTGGGCGGCAAGGTGGAAAGCGGCCATGGCACCGCTGAATTTGGCCGTGCCTATGTAACCCCGCAAAACAAGCTCGACATTCTGGATGGGTGGTTCGCAGATGGCGACGAGCAAGTCTGGATGTCTCACGGCGATCACGTGTCAGAGATTGCACCGGGTTTTGAGGTCTACGGCACCTCCCCGAACGCGCCTTATGCAATTACAGCGGATGTCTCCCGCCATTTCTATGCGGTTCAGTTCCACCCAGAGGTGCACCACACACCAAATGGCGCGAAGCTATATGAGAACTTCGTCAAACTGGCGGGTTTCGAAGGCGATTGGACCATGGGCGCCTACCGCGAGATCATGATCGAAAAGATCCGCGAGCAAGTTGGCGATAAGAAAGTCATCTGTGGTCTCTCTGGCGGTGTGGACAGCTCTGTTGCCGCAGTTCTGATCCACGAAGCAATTGGCGATCAGCTGACCTGTGTGTTTGTGGATCATGGCCTGCTGCGCAAAGGCGAAGCTGAAGAAGTTGTCACCATGTTCCGTGACAACTACAACATGCAGCTCATTCACGCCGACGAACAGGAACTCTTTCTTGGCGAGCTTGATGGTCAGTCTGATCCAGAAACCAAGCGTAAGATCATCGGTAAACTGTTCATCGATGTGTTCCAAAAACACGCCGATACCATTGACGGTGCAGAGTTCCTTGCGCAAGGCACGCTTTATCCTGACGTGATTGAATCCGTCTCCTTCTCCGGCGGTCCATCTGTGACCATTAAAAGCCACCACAACGTGGGCGGCCTGCCAGAAAAGATGGGGCTGAAGCTGGTTGAACCGCTACGTGAGCTGTTCAAAGACGAAGTGCGCGCGCTGGGTCGTGAACTCGGTCTGCCTCAAAGCTTCATTGGCCGCCACCCCTTCCCTGGACCGGGTCTCGCGATCCGCTGCCCAGGTGAGATCACACGTGAGAAACTTGATATTCTGCGCGAAGCCGACGCGGTTTACATCGACCAGATCCGCAAGCACGGCCTTTATGATGAAATCTGGCAAGCCTTCGTCGCAATCCTGCCAGTACGCACCGTTGGTGTTATGGGCGATGGCCGTACATACGACTACGCCTGCGCTCTGCGTGCAGTGACGTCTGTCGACGGAATGACCGCTGACTACTACCCGTTCAGCCATGAATTTCTTGGTGAAACCGCAACGCGGATAATCAACGAAGTCAAAGGTATCAACCGCTGTACTTATGACATCACTTCGAAGCCTCCGGGCACCATCGAATGGGAATGA
- the hpt gene encoding hypoxanthine phosphoribosyltransferase codes for MTQPDYVIDQMISAKSIAARIEGLCEEIRSEFSDTDKLVVVGLLRGSFVFIADLVRELDLPVEVDFLEASSYGNAMESSREVRILKDLRGEIHGRDVLVVEDIVDTGHTLHHVKHLLESREPRKMKTIALLDKPTRREADVRADWIGFEIPDEFVVGYGIDYAQRNRNLPFIGKVRFVE; via the coding sequence ATGACACAGCCAGATTATGTGATTGATCAAATGATCTCAGCCAAAAGCATCGCGGCGCGGATCGAAGGGCTTTGTGAGGAAATTCGCAGCGAGTTCTCTGATACTGATAAGCTGGTTGTTGTGGGTCTACTGCGTGGCTCCTTTGTGTTCATTGCGGATCTGGTGCGTGAATTGGACCTCCCGGTCGAAGTCGATTTCCTTGAAGCATCATCTTATGGCAACGCCATGGAAAGCAGCCGTGAGGTCCGCATTCTCAAAGACTTGCGCGGCGAAATTCATGGCCGCGATGTCTTGGTTGTAGAAGATATTGTGGACACAGGTCACACCCTGCATCACGTCAAGCACCTTTTGGAAAGCCGCGAGCCCCGCAAGATGAAAACCATCGCGCTTCTCGATAAACCAACCCGCCGCGAAGCTGATGTGCGCGCGGATTGGATTGGGTTTGAAATCCCAGACGAATTTGTTGTGGGCTACGGCATCGACTATGCGCAGCGCAATCGCAACCTGCCCTTCATTGGCAAAGTCCGGTTTGTGGAATGA
- a CDS encoding c-type cytochrome, whose protein sequence is MARILRYLIVLGLAGLAAFYVITIPRGVDEARFEGLTGNAIRGATVFHASGCASCHTEPKSEFSEAPVLAGGQSFPSDFGTFLAPNISPSSEYGIGGWTLVEFANAVQRGVSPDGKHYFPVFPYTAYARMTEQDIADLKTFMDTLPASETASQAHQVGFPFNIRRTLGGWKLLFAGTDWVFEEANTPELVRGRYLVEAQAHCAECHTPRNPLGGLNTADWLTGAFLPGEGKVPGITPAVLDWSPEDVAYYLETGFTPEFDSAGGPMAHVVENMGQLTAEDRLAIAAYLQALVQ, encoded by the coding sequence ATGGCCCGCATCTTACGTTACCTCATTGTTTTGGGGCTTGCGGGCCTCGCAGCATTTTATGTGATAACCATCCCACGCGGGGTGGATGAAGCCCGATTTGAGGGGCTGACCGGCAACGCCATACGCGGCGCGACAGTTTTTCATGCTTCAGGCTGTGCCTCTTGCCATACCGAACCAAAGTCTGAATTCTCCGAGGCGCCAGTTTTGGCAGGCGGCCAATCCTTCCCATCTGATTTCGGCACTTTCCTGGCTCCCAATATCTCACCAAGCTCTGAATACGGCATTGGAGGTTGGACCCTGGTGGAATTTGCCAATGCAGTGCAGCGCGGAGTGTCCCCGGACGGCAAACACTACTTTCCTGTTTTCCCTTACACCGCCTATGCGCGTATGACAGAACAGGATATTGCCGACCTCAAGACCTTCATGGACACCCTGCCCGCCAGCGAAACAGCAAGTCAGGCGCATCAAGTGGGCTTTCCCTTTAACATCCGGCGCACCCTGGGAGGTTGGAAACTGCTATTCGCCGGGACGGATTGGGTATTTGAAGAGGCCAACACACCGGAACTGGTCCGCGGCCGCTATCTTGTCGAAGCACAGGCGCATTGCGCGGAATGCCACACGCCACGCAATCCATTGGGCGGATTGAATACAGCTGACTGGCTGACCGGTGCATTCTTGCCGGGTGAAGGAAAAGTGCCTGGGATTACGCCTGCAGTGCTGGACTGGTCGCCAGAAGATGTCGCCTATTATCTTGAAACCGGGTTCACCCCGGAATTTGATAGCGCGGGTGGCCCTATGGCGCATGTGGTTGAAAACATGGGGCAATTGACCGCAGAAGATCGACTGGCAATTGCGGCCTATCTGCAAGCCCTCGTTCAATAA
- a CDS encoding putative quinol monooxygenase, which translates to MIRLTGYIDIPENRYAEVTEALPLHIELTRAEAGNLTFEVTPNPKMPFRFDVAETFVDRKAFEFHQTRTRTSAWAQVTKDIPRHFNVEEIED; encoded by the coding sequence ATGATCCGCCTCACTGGATACATCGACATTCCTGAAAATCGCTATGCTGAGGTCACAGAGGCACTGCCACTGCACATCGAACTTACGCGAGCGGAAGCTGGCAATCTCACTTTTGAAGTAACACCGAACCCGAAGATGCCATTCCGTTTTGATGTCGCCGAAACATTTGTCGATCGCAAAGCCTTTGAGTTTCATCAGACTCGCACACGCACGTCGGCTTGGGCGCAAGTCACGAAGGATATTCCGCGTCATTTCAATGTTGAAGAGATCGAAGATTAA
- a CDS encoding NAD-dependent epimerase/dehydratase family protein: MTEKQPHIVVTGASGFVGTHVMRALAEAGEYPVGLCRKPATGLVHGFDLEDMGDLSNVLKGAKAVVHCAARVHGKEDPKTELADQMKANRDGTAELIRQAEAAGVGHFIFMSTIAVYGIDHSDQVVSADHPTFPQTAYGKSKLAAEDLLKDSAIRVTILRVPQVYGPHAPGLWRKLMRLCQSPYPLPFDYAGNRRSMIAVQNLADLIRHCVQTQELPQTILATDHEDLGTTAICTELRKAMGKPRRLFTLPKPLMRSVSRLVRRPYLYDQLFETLQFSATSCGWTPPLSPQEALKRCVTSK, from the coding sequence ATGACAGAAAAACAGCCCCACATCGTTGTGACAGGAGCCAGCGGATTTGTTGGTACACATGTGATGCGCGCTCTGGCCGAGGCCGGAGAATACCCCGTTGGGCTCTGTCGAAAGCCAGCAACTGGGTTGGTGCACGGGTTTGACCTTGAGGATATGGGCGACCTGTCTAACGTCTTAAAGGGTGCAAAGGCGGTCGTGCATTGCGCCGCGCGCGTGCACGGAAAGGAAGACCCCAAAACCGAACTGGCTGACCAGATGAAAGCCAATCGCGATGGCACGGCAGAACTGATTCGGCAGGCAGAGGCAGCGGGTGTTGGCCATTTTATCTTTATGTCGACAATTGCCGTCTATGGCATTGATCACTCCGACCAGGTAGTCTCTGCTGATCACCCGACATTTCCACAAACAGCCTATGGTAAATCCAAACTTGCCGCTGAAGATCTGCTAAAGGACAGCGCGATACGGGTCACCATTCTACGCGTCCCGCAGGTCTATGGTCCGCACGCACCAGGGCTATGGCGCAAGCTGATGCGACTCTGCCAAAGCCCCTATCCGCTGCCGTTTGACTATGCAGGTAATCGGCGCAGCATGATTGCTGTTCAAAACCTTGCTGATCTGATCCGGCACTGCGTTCAGACTCAGGAATTGCCTCAGACCATTCTGGCCACGGATCACGAAGACCTTGGCACGACGGCCATATGCACAGAGTTGCGCAAGGCGATGGGCAAACCACGTCGGCTATTCACCCTGCCGAAACCTTTAATGCGCAGCGTTTCTCGCCTTGTCCGGCGGCCATATCTCTACGATCAACTGTTTGAAACGCTTCAGTTTTCTGCAACCTCTTGTGGGTGGACACCGCCTTTGTCCCCTCAGGAAGCTCTAAAGCGCTGCGTCACCTCAAAATAA
- a CDS encoding GFA family protein codes for MTIDSGKEHVPYSKLICIFRSKGGAKVKTAQSQVLKGHCLCGACKFELAGPHNWVGNCYCESCRRATASPMTTWIGNPNGNWRFWGIQPKTYRSSDHAERGFCPDCGSQLYYKSERYPNEVHFYAALLEDPAKISPSSEYHSEERINWPGIAVHES; via the coding sequence ATGACGATTGACAGCGGAAAAGAACACGTTCCATATTCAAAACTTATCTGTATCTTCCGATCTAAAGGAGGTGCAAAAGTGAAAACAGCACAATCGCAGGTCCTGAAAGGCCACTGCTTATGCGGAGCCTGTAAGTTTGAGCTGGCGGGGCCTCATAATTGGGTCGGCAACTGCTATTGCGAAAGCTGCAGACGCGCCACTGCATCGCCGATGACAACTTGGATTGGCAATCCAAATGGGAATTGGCGCTTTTGGGGAATACAACCTAAAACCTATAGAAGCAGCGACCACGCGGAGCGCGGATTTTGTCCAGATTGTGGTTCACAGTTGTACTACAAGTCAGAACGCTATCCAAACGAAGTACATTTCTATGCGGCTCTCTTAGAAGATCCAGCGAAAATTAGCCCAAGCTCAGAGTATCACAGCGAAGAGCGCATAAACTGGCCCGGCATTGCCGTTCACGAAAGCTGA
- a CDS encoding DUF6456 domain-containing protein, protein MTKHWQADSTFCRVPNWVPHFALRYLAHTEKGISIRELARDSQVHASTVLRQIRRVESKRDDPLFDEALSELAAMVSDLPDADLQLEARQMATQIVRSNGHETELGGEVRLILQELSNSGAILAFAKEMEKAVVVCERPDGSTKRSAVVDRSVAQAMALQDWISCQVPGRISRYQITANGRAELARLLALDSNSASGFAAASTEFDGATGPTKPSKCVRFTTQENPISVLARRKDKGGQPFLTSDLVAAAERLREDFELSQIGVAVTQNWDRFLTPGTRGGAINTSGPLNSQEAQKRLSAALDCLGEGLSEVALRCCCYQEGMVTLEKRLGWPARSGKVVLRIALIKLREHYTAQPSDVHDLIG, encoded by the coding sequence ATGACAAAACATTGGCAGGCGGATTCCACATTCTGCCGCGTTCCAAACTGGGTGCCGCATTTTGCATTGCGCTACCTAGCTCACACAGAAAAAGGTATTTCAATCAGAGAATTGGCGCGTGACTCGCAGGTGCATGCTTCTACCGTTCTAAGGCAAATTCGACGGGTTGAGAGCAAGCGTGACGATCCTTTGTTTGATGAAGCGCTTTCTGAACTGGCCGCTATGGTTTCCGATCTCCCCGACGCGGATCTGCAATTGGAGGCGCGTCAGATGGCAACGCAGATAGTGCGGTCAAATGGACATGAAACCGAGCTAGGAGGGGAAGTAAGGCTAATCCTCCAAGAGTTGAGTAACTCCGGCGCAATCCTAGCTTTCGCCAAGGAAATGGAAAAGGCTGTGGTTGTATGTGAGAGGCCCGATGGGAGCACCAAACGCAGTGCGGTTGTTGACCGATCCGTTGCACAGGCAATGGCATTGCAGGACTGGATCAGCTGCCAGGTGCCAGGGCGGATATCGAGGTATCAAATCACAGCAAATGGGCGCGCGGAACTGGCGCGACTTTTAGCCCTGGACAGCAATTCAGCAAGTGGCTTCGCCGCTGCCTCGACGGAGTTTGATGGGGCAACCGGCCCCACAAAGCCAAGCAAATGCGTTCGTTTCACCACGCAAGAAAATCCAATTTCAGTTCTGGCCCGCCGGAAGGACAAGGGTGGTCAGCCGTTTTTGACCTCCGATCTTGTCGCTGCAGCTGAACGGCTGCGGGAAGATTTTGAATTGAGCCAGATCGGCGTGGCTGTCACTCAGAATTGGGATCGGTTCCTGACCCCGGGAACTCGTGGAGGCGCGATAAACACGTCTGGCCCTCTGAACTCTCAGGAAGCCCAGAAACGCCTGAGCGCTGCTTTGGACTGCTTGGGTGAGGGACTATCAGAGGTCGCTTTACGATGCTGCTGCTATCAAGAAGGTATGGTGACCCTGGAGAAACGCCTCGGTTGGCCTGCACGGTCAGGCAAAGTGGTGCTACGGATCGCGTTGATTAAGCTGCGAGAGCACTACACGGCACAGCCTTCGGATGTGCATGATCTGATTGGATAG
- a CDS encoding universal stress protein gives MFEKIVVGLDGSETSDKALRTACDLAQKYGSEIHLVHTPQPKTVAFAMGAVAGYHTVTTMPNDEEVTKAANMIIGRGKGIAQDYDLSAVKTYSHRGDPVEEIVACAEGCDADLIVTGRRGLGSLGALIQGSTAQGVAHNAKCACLTVA, from the coding sequence ATGTTTGAGAAAATTGTTGTTGGCTTGGACGGTTCAGAAACATCTGACAAGGCACTCCGTACAGCCTGTGATTTGGCTCAGAAATATGGATCAGAGATCCATCTTGTACACACCCCACAGCCCAAAACAGTTGCCTTCGCGATGGGAGCCGTCGCCGGGTATCACACCGTTACAACCATGCCCAATGATGAAGAGGTCACGAAGGCGGCCAATATGATTATTGGACGGGGCAAAGGCATTGCACAGGACTATGATCTGTCCGCGGTCAAAACCTATAGCCATAGAGGTGATCCGGTGGAAGAAATCGTTGCCTGCGCGGAGGGGTGTGATGCAGACCTGATTGTCACTGGTCGGCGCGGCCTTGGAAGTTTAGGAGCCCTGATCCAAGGGAGCACAGCTCAGGGCGTGGCTCACAATGCCAAATGCGCCTGTTTGACCGTCGCTTGA